One Methanotorris formicicus Mc-S-70 DNA segment encodes these proteins:
- the cyaB gene encoding class IV adenylate cyclase, protein MIEVEIKAKINEDELENIKKILKDLGFEKKEVKEQVDIYFNGIDRDFAKTDEALRIRKENNLWFITYKGPKIDKISKTREEIEVKIENGYKMEKILEKLGFKKVPPIRKIREIYKKGDIEVSIDNVDGVGLYLELEKTIKDEKEKDTTLNLLMNILKSLNISSDRLERKSYLELLHKRGC, encoded by the coding sequence ATGATAGAGGTTGAGATAAAGGCAAAGATAAATGAAGATGAACTGGAAAACATAAAAAAAATATTAAAAGACCTTGGATTTGAAAAGAAAGAGGTTAAAGAACAAGTAGATATTTATTTTAATGGGATTGATAGGGATTTTGCAAAGACGGATGAGGCGTTGAGGATAAGAAAAGAAAACAACTTATGGTTTATAACCTATAAAGGTCCAAAAATTGACAAAATATCAAAAACGAGAGAGGAGATTGAGGTTAAAATAGAAAATGGGTATAAAATGGAAAAAATCCTTGAAAAATTGGGATTCAAAAAAGTTCCACCAATAAGGAAGATTAGGGAGATATACAAAAAAGGAGATATTGAGGTATCTATTGACAATGTTGATGGTGTAGGGCTTTATTTGGAGTTAGAAAAAACTATTAAAGATGAAAAAGAAAAAGACACTACCTTAAATCTACTCATGAATATACTGAAAAGTTTAAATATAAGTTCAGACAGAT